Proteins from a single region of Rhodopirellula halodulae:
- a CDS encoding SDR family oxidoreductase, giving the protein MGFDIKDKVVLVTGANRGIGKAILEEALTRGASKVYAAVRRLESAEDLVAEHGDKVVAVHLDLDDPQSIVDAAKTATDVDVVVNNAGVLRLQKALESDAIETLQFELNANVYGLMRVAQAFAPSLKSNGGGALVQLNSVASVKAFPDFSTYSASKAASYSITQSLRESLKEQNTQVVSVHPGPIDTDMGSDAGFDEAASPQLVATSIFDAIAEERFHVWPDPMAEQINSAYQSFAEQVVETSMEESPA; this is encoded by the coding sequence ATGGGATTCGATATAAAAGACAAAGTGGTTCTGGTGACCGGTGCGAACCGAGGCATTGGAAAAGCAATTTTGGAGGAGGCTTTGACTCGCGGTGCGAGCAAGGTTTATGCGGCGGTTCGACGGTTGGAATCAGCCGAGGATCTCGTCGCGGAACACGGCGACAAAGTCGTCGCCGTGCACTTGGATTTGGATGATCCGCAGTCCATCGTTGACGCCGCGAAAACCGCAACGGACGTCGATGTCGTGGTGAACAACGCAGGCGTTTTGCGTTTGCAAAAGGCGTTGGAATCTGACGCGATTGAGACGTTGCAGTTCGAGTTGAATGCGAACGTCTATGGTTTGATGCGTGTGGCTCAGGCCTTTGCACCATCGCTGAAAAGCAACGGTGGCGGAGCGTTGGTGCAACTCAATAGCGTGGCATCGGTGAAGGCATTCCCTGATTTTTCGACGTATAGCGCCTCGAAAGCGGCAAGCTACTCAATCACGCAGAGTCTTCGCGAATCGCTCAAAGAACAGAACACGCAAGTGGTCAGTGTGCATCCCGGACCGATCGACACCGACATGGGTTCGGACGCTGGGTTTGACGAGGCTGCTTCGCCGCAATTGGTCGCCACTTCGATCTTCGATGCGATCGCGGAAGAACGCTTTCACGTCTGGCCCGATCCAATGGCCGAACAGATCAACTCGGCCTATCAAAGTTTCGCGGAGCAAGTCGTCGAAACTTCGATGGAAGAGTCGCCAGCCTAG
- a CDS encoding haloacid dehalogenase type II gives MTRLLIAIAVVVGALSSTSLAIAQTPDAASDQLTTSEDAMETPKLLIFDVNETLLDLAPLKTSVGKALGGRDDLLPLWFSTMLHYSLVETLSDQYHDFGEIGTAALLMVAESQGVELTEEEAKQAIIPVIRSLPPHPDVVAGIQRLKEAGYRIVSLTNSSSAGVEAQFQNAGLTDLFEKRYSVDAVGKFKPHPDTYAHVLADLGVKPGDAMMVAAHAWDLAGAENAGLQTAFVKRPGKTLYPNVSKPDVIVADLNELAGRLTSKAN, from the coding sequence ATGACGAGGTTGTTGATTGCGATCGCGGTGGTCGTTGGTGCATTGAGTAGTACATCGCTCGCGATTGCTCAGACTCCCGACGCTGCATCCGATCAGCTCACCACATCGGAGGATGCCATGGAGACACCAAAACTACTGATCTTTGACGTCAACGAAACACTGTTGGATCTTGCTCCGTTGAAGACTTCGGTGGGCAAGGCGTTGGGCGGACGTGACGATCTGTTGCCGTTGTGGTTCTCGACCATGCTTCATTATTCGTTGGTTGAAACGCTGAGTGATCAGTACCACGACTTTGGCGAAATCGGAACCGCGGCATTGCTGATGGTTGCCGAATCGCAAGGTGTTGAGCTGACTGAAGAGGAAGCCAAGCAGGCGATCATCCCCGTCATTCGCTCGTTGCCTCCGCATCCTGACGTGGTGGCAGGCATCCAGCGTTTGAAGGAAGCGGGGTACCGGATCGTCAGTTTGACCAATTCATCGTCGGCCGGCGTGGAAGCTCAGTTTCAAAACGCAGGGCTGACCGACTTGTTCGAGAAACGCTACAGCGTGGATGCGGTTGGCAAGTTCAAACCGCACCCAGACACGTACGCTCATGTCCTCGCCGATCTTGGCGTGAAGCCCGGCGACGCAATGATGGTGGCTGCCCACGCATGGGACCTCGCCGGTGCGGAAAACGCCGGCTTGCAAACCGCGTTCGTCAAACGACCGGGTAAGACGCTGTACCCCAACGTCAGCAAACCGGACGTGATCGTCGCTGACTTGAATGAGTTGGCGGGCAGGCTCACATCAAAAGCGAATTAG
- a CDS encoding DNA topoisomerase IB, producing the protein MSTTVLQPAGTLQPAKRPGRRRAAKAGLVYVNAADQGYTRRRCGRGFTYLDASGQTVTNEKTRERIESLVIPPAWNDVFISRDPRGHIQASGVDDAGRRQYIYHERWLMVSAMTKFDRMSLFGERLPRLRRRLRRDLNEPLLSRDRVLAAVVRLLDKGQLRVGNRAYAKTNGAHGATTLLADHVEIDRTRIVLDFPGKSHQTRHVEFSDAKVAHVIEQCEEIEGQFLFQYLDDLDVAHGITSGDVNEYLYEATGETVTAKDFRTWWGSVIALEEGERLLGEDAKRSLKKTVSEVICRVAKSLGNTKAVCRSSYIHPGLIAALETGELPVLSKKLPAESVRELTIAETRMHALLPQLDFN; encoded by the coding sequence ATGAGCACTACCGTTTTGCAACCCGCAGGCACGCTGCAGCCCGCGAAAAGGCCGGGCCGTCGCAGGGCCGCGAAAGCGGGATTGGTCTATGTCAACGCGGCGGACCAGGGCTACACACGTCGACGTTGCGGACGAGGATTTACCTACCTGGACGCCAGTGGGCAAACAGTCACCAACGAAAAAACTCGCGAACGGATTGAATCGCTGGTGATCCCGCCCGCGTGGAATGATGTCTTCATCAGTCGGGATCCTCGAGGTCACATCCAAGCCTCCGGCGTCGACGATGCGGGGCGTCGGCAATACATCTATCACGAACGTTGGCTCATGGTCAGTGCGATGACCAAGTTCGATCGCATGTCCCTTTTTGGTGAACGGTTGCCGCGATTGCGGCGCAGGTTGAGGCGTGATCTCAACGAACCATTACTTTCGCGTGATCGCGTGTTGGCCGCGGTGGTGCGACTGTTGGACAAAGGGCAATTGCGAGTGGGCAATCGTGCCTACGCGAAAACGAACGGAGCCCATGGGGCAACGACGTTGCTAGCCGATCATGTTGAGATCGACCGCACCCGGATCGTCTTGGACTTCCCCGGCAAAAGCCATCAAACGCGGCACGTTGAATTTTCCGACGCCAAAGTCGCCCACGTGATCGAGCAATGCGAAGAGATCGAGGGACAGTTCTTGTTCCAATATCTCGACGATCTCGATGTCGCTCATGGAATCACATCCGGCGACGTCAACGAATACCTGTACGAGGCGACCGGGGAAACCGTCACGGCGAAAGACTTCCGCACTTGGTGGGGCAGCGTGATCGCATTGGAAGAAGGTGAGCGTCTGCTCGGCGAGGACGCGAAACGTTCGCTGAAGAAGACGGTTAGCGAAGTGATCTGCCGCGTCGCGAAATCACTGGGCAACACCAAAGCGGTCTGCCGTTCGAGCTACATTCACCCAGGATTGATCGCAGCACTCGAGACGGGCGAGCTGCCAGTACTTTCCAAGAAACTGCCCGCCGAATCAGTCCGTGAACTGACGATTGCCGAAACTCGAATGCACGCGTTGCTACCGCAATTGGATTTTAACTGA
- a CDS encoding sigma-70 family RNA polymerase sigma factor, producing MADSPAIIEDDEMVALIAKHQPMLRAVIRSMVPGYVPGHSDGDDVLQETNMVLWQKRDTFAPGSSFPAWAATVARLQVMAWRKRSATHRAMTLDDDALIDEIASRAADLADDMDQRREALQHCLAGLTDEQRELVQQRYFSKDSLVDFAAQRGLTYPTLKKTLERVRTRLRKCVRLRLTAEASS from the coding sequence ATGGCAGACTCTCCAGCAATAATCGAAGACGACGAGATGGTGGCGTTGATCGCGAAGCACCAACCGATGCTGCGTGCGGTCATCCGAAGCATGGTTCCGGGATACGTTCCCGGGCACAGCGACGGCGATGACGTTTTGCAAGAAACCAACATGGTTCTGTGGCAAAAACGTGACACGTTCGCACCGGGGTCTAGCTTCCCTGCCTGGGCCGCCACGGTCGCTCGCCTGCAGGTCATGGCGTGGCGGAAACGTAGCGCGACGCATCGAGCGATGACATTGGACGACGACGCTTTGATCGACGAAATCGCGTCCCGAGCCGCGGATTTGGCCGACGACATGGACCAGCGTCGTGAGGCGTTGCAGCATTGCTTGGCGGGTTTGACCGATGAACAACGTGAGTTGGTTCAGCAACGTTATTTCAGCAAGGACTCGCTGGTGGATTTCGCCGCCCAGCGAGGGCTGACTTATCCGACACTCAAGAAAACGCTCGAGCGGGTACGAACACGGTTGCGAAAGTGTGTTCGCTTGCGTCTGACCGCGGAGGCTTCCTCATGA
- a CDS encoding FecR domain-containing protein: MTTPNWESLLSRVQDGELSLEEKRELERLLREDEVSLDQYLDAMTLDVLLQEHHDEESIAKPLAHLADQATETGAWRTAVLAIAASLIFVAGWWTVQTSDSPSSSRAGRVVTGPRVVLAKGQNAEFEMPSGVQVRLRGPAAYQTLGDNQLSLTSGLLTANVPPQATGFRVVTPNGDVVDHGTEIGVMVDELQTELHVFEGQAEVVLPLDGVSSMVGASEAVRVNHPNNAGYEPISIRPTLFGKPIKTASSRIRFDFDSQDDAWTQTQTGVFADRGDDPANELTAGQSRYEMLVGFMKLPAAEDKVGSFHDSPLQFAPQSGEGRVLPLPFHFRDSMSSLRLTSPPFRLNSTDGPITAFITGGRGQAETPPDFVHELPEQADGKGFLGLALRRVRDGRYLCSVRRRPGNFYEWAPVEISESTLAKATEGDAADEVYVLDLIDTYQDPRWSWIGLDTVSIPGRLLPSRTTDEQ, encoded by the coding sequence ATGACAACACCGAATTGGGAATCGCTGCTCAGCCGTGTTCAAGACGGCGAGTTGTCGTTGGAAGAGAAACGTGAACTCGAACGACTGCTCCGCGAAGACGAGGTTTCGCTGGATCAGTATCTCGACGCGATGACGCTCGATGTGTTGTTACAAGAACACCATGATGAGGAGTCCATCGCGAAACCATTGGCGCATCTGGCTGACCAAGCGACCGAGACAGGCGCCTGGCGGACTGCGGTGTTGGCAATCGCCGCTTCATTGATCTTTGTCGCAGGTTGGTGGACGGTGCAAACCAGCGATTCTCCGTCATCGAGTCGAGCGGGACGCGTTGTGACGGGGCCACGGGTTGTATTGGCAAAGGGACAAAACGCCGAGTTCGAGATGCCCAGCGGTGTGCAGGTTCGGCTGCGTGGACCGGCCGCGTATCAAACGCTAGGGGACAACCAACTTTCGTTGACATCCGGATTGTTAACCGCGAACGTTCCGCCGCAGGCGACCGGGTTTCGAGTCGTCACGCCCAACGGTGACGTCGTCGATCATGGAACCGAGATCGGTGTGATGGTCGATGAACTGCAAACTGAGTTGCACGTGTTCGAAGGACAGGCGGAAGTCGTGCTGCCGCTCGATGGTGTTTCCTCGATGGTCGGTGCCAGCGAAGCGGTTCGCGTGAATCATCCGAATAATGCCGGCTATGAGCCAATCTCGATTCGACCAACCTTGTTTGGCAAACCGATCAAGACCGCTTCCTCGAGAATTCGATTTGATTTCGATTCGCAGGACGACGCTTGGACGCAAACGCAAACCGGTGTTTTTGCAGATCGTGGTGACGATCCCGCGAACGAATTGACTGCTGGACAGAGCCGGTACGAGATGCTGGTCGGTTTTATGAAATTGCCCGCCGCTGAAGACAAGGTCGGATCGTTCCACGACAGCCCGTTGCAGTTTGCTCCGCAATCGGGCGAAGGGCGCGTGTTGCCACTGCCGTTTCACTTTCGCGATTCGATGTCGAGCCTGCGTTTGACGTCGCCTCCGTTTCGGCTGAACTCAACTGACGGACCGATCACCGCGTTCATCACCGGTGGTCGTGGGCAAGCTGAAACGCCGCCCGACTTTGTGCATGAGTTGCCCGAACAAGCGGACGGAAAAGGCTTCCTCGGATTGGCACTCCGCCGCGTTCGCGATGGCCGCTACCTGTGCAGCGTTCGCCGTCGACCAGGAAACTTCTACGAGTGGGCACCGGTCGAGATTTCTGAGTCAACACTCGCCAAGGCAACCGAAGGTGACGCCGCCGATGAAGTCTACGTGTTGGATTTGATCGACACGTATCAAGACCCAAGATGGAGTTGGATCGGTTTGGACACGGTGTCCATTCCTGGTCGTTTATTGCCTAGCCGCACAACCGACGAACAGTAA